In Curtobacterium sp. L6-1, a genomic segment contains:
- a CDS encoding type IV pilus modification PilV family protein, whose protein sequence is MLRITTLLRRAREQDEGLSIVEVLVAMTVFAMIAAGVAMGIASSLYLAQTSRSREVAINLAQDAIDRARTSTNLFSVVDDTSTQTVGGLRYTVKQTARWVPRSGSPNACGATGGNGGPLAYKRVALTVSWSAGGGQSVSMNSMVAPTSSVTAANLGTIIVSASLVDGSGNAGASVAIGPAASNPGTAAAITSTIPRTDATGCSYALNVKPGRYDVKLTKADNIDDGTSSGSLGAQTTTPSTTVTVQANQTSAANFNFDTALDVVPQWADPNASARPFTTPTSTTVSLRRKSADYGPFPTGATTQVFPYTDGYKAVAGEPAKCLSVDPENWTTANGTAVAPRNQPQPASGTNAVKAPVQTVTVKLNGKADNSLRATSVAPTAGSGDPGCATTTTYTFTNLPTNGNVTIALPYGTWSLQSGTVVSVLNGLVNITFSSTTPSVTSGTGITVTAGKVLLDPRRTP, encoded by the coding sequence ATGCTGCGCATCACGACCCTGCTCCGCCGTGCGCGCGAGCAGGACGAGGGCCTCTCGATCGTCGAGGTCCTGGTCGCCATGACGGTCTTCGCCATGATCGCCGCCGGTGTCGCCATGGGCATCGCCAGCTCCCTCTACCTCGCCCAGACCTCCCGCTCCCGCGAGGTCGCGATCAACCTCGCCCAGGACGCCATCGACCGCGCGCGGACGAGCACGAACCTGTTCTCGGTCGTCGACGACACGAGCACGCAGACGGTCGGCGGCCTCCGCTACACCGTGAAGCAGACCGCGCGGTGGGTCCCGCGGTCCGGCTCCCCGAACGCCTGCGGCGCAACCGGTGGCAACGGCGGCCCCCTCGCCTACAAGCGCGTCGCGCTGACGGTGTCCTGGTCGGCCGGCGGCGGCCAGTCCGTGTCGATGAACAGCATGGTGGCGCCGACCTCGTCCGTCACGGCGGCGAACCTCGGCACGATCATCGTGTCCGCCAGCCTCGTCGACGGCTCCGGGAACGCCGGGGCGTCGGTGGCCATCGGTCCGGCGGCGAGCAACCCCGGCACCGCGGCCGCCATCACCTCGACCATCCCGAGGACCGATGCGACCGGGTGCTCCTACGCACTGAACGTCAAGCCGGGCCGTTACGACGTCAAGCTCACGAAGGCCGACAACATCGACGACGGCACGTCCTCCGGATCCCTCGGCGCCCAGACCACGACGCCGTCGACGACCGTGACCGTGCAGGCCAACCAGACCTCGGCCGCGAACTTCAACTTCGACACCGCCCTCGACGTCGTGCCGCAGTGGGCCGACCCGAACGCCAGCGCACGCCCCTTCACGACGCCGACGAGCACCACGGTCTCGCTCCGACGGAAGTCCGCCGACTACGGGCCATTCCCGACCGGAGCCACGACGCAGGTGTTCCCCTACACGGACGGCTACAAGGCGGTGGCCGGCGAGCCGGCGAAGTGCCTCAGCGTGGACCCGGAGAACTGGACCACCGCGAACGGCACCGCCGTCGCCCCGCGCAACCAGCCGCAGCCGGCCTCCGGGACGAACGCCGTCAAGGCGCCGGTCCAGACGGTCACGGTGAAGCTCAACGGCAAGGCGGACAACTCCCTCCGTGCGACGTCGGTGGCACCGACCGCGGGGTCCGGTGATCCGGGGTGCGCCACCACGACGACCTACACCTTCACGAACCTGCCGACCAACGGGAACGTGACCATCGCGCTGCCCTACGGCACGTGGTCCCTGCAGTCGGGGACGGTCGTGTCGGTCCTCAACGGCCTCGTGAACATCACGTTCTCGAGCACGACGCCCTCGGTCACCTCCGGCACGGGGATCACCGTGACCGCCGGCAAGGTCCTGCTCGACCCACGGCGGACACCGTGA
- the pilM gene encoding type IV pilus assembly protein PilM, whose protein sequence is MAKSIVGVDIGGESIRGVEVLHPHRPEPVIQRVAEVPLPLGATKRGEVLEPNTIAATLRELWQVGRFRSKNVMLGVGNQRVLSRDLTVPKASLAQIRESLPFQVQDMLPVPVGDAILDFYPVSESTGPDGPVVHGLLVAAIKDAVLANVRAVQLAGLKPVGVDLIPFALTRVYLPAARSAGTHALVEIGGNTTTVIIASDGVPQFVRIIPTGGGDLTTALSTSLEIPVDQAEAVKRWIGMGANVQTPDDLRAAASIRERSGELLTSLRNTVSYFASTRPDVTVGSIVLAGGGAQLPGFAEALQTQTRIPVVLGDPFADAATARALRREDVTARGTSAAVAWGLAIGSTAA, encoded by the coding sequence ATGGCGAAGAGCATCGTCGGCGTCGACATCGGCGGCGAATCGATCCGAGGGGTCGAGGTCCTGCACCCGCACCGACCGGAACCCGTGATCCAGCGCGTCGCCGAGGTGCCGCTGCCCCTCGGCGCGACGAAGCGCGGCGAGGTCCTCGAGCCGAACACCATCGCCGCCACCCTGCGTGAGCTGTGGCAGGTCGGCCGGTTCCGATCGAAGAACGTCATGCTCGGCGTGGGCAACCAGCGCGTGCTCTCCCGCGACCTGACCGTGCCGAAGGCCTCCCTCGCCCAGATCCGCGAGTCGCTGCCCTTCCAGGTGCAGGACATGCTGCCCGTGCCGGTCGGCGACGCGATCCTCGACTTCTACCCGGTCTCCGAGAGCACCGGTCCGGACGGGCCGGTCGTCCACGGCCTGCTCGTCGCCGCGATCAAGGACGCGGTCCTCGCGAACGTCCGCGCGGTGCAGCTCGCCGGGCTCAAGCCGGTGGGGGTCGACCTCATCCCGTTCGCCCTCACCCGGGTGTACCTGCCGGCGGCACGGTCCGCGGGGACGCACGCGCTCGTCGAGATCGGCGGGAACACGACGACCGTCATCATCGCCTCGGACGGTGTCCCGCAGTTCGTCCGCATCATCCCGACCGGCGGCGGCGACCTCACAACCGCGCTCTCGACGTCGCTCGAGATCCCGGTCGACCAGGCCGAGGCGGTCAAGCGCTGGATCGGCATGGGCGCCAACGTCCAGACGCCCGACGACCTCCGGGCCGCCGCCTCCATCCGTGAGAGGAGCGGGGAACTGTTGACGAGCCTCCGGAACACCGTCAGCTACTTCGCGAGCACCCGGCCGGACGTCACCGTCGGCAGCATCGTGCTCGCCGGAGGCGGCGCTCAGCTGCCCGGCTTCGCCGAGGCGCTGCAGACGCAGACCCGCATCCCGGTGGTGCTCGGCGACCCCTTCGCCGACGCGGCGACGGCGCGTGCGCTGCGCCGTGAGGACGTGACCGCACGGGGGACGTCCGCCGCCGTCGCCTGGGGACTCGCGATCGGGAGCACCGCCGCATGA
- a CDS encoding prepilin peptidase, which yields MTLAVVLLAAVLGLAVGSFLNVVVHRVPNGLSVVAPASACPGCGHGIRPRDNVPVVSWLVLRGRCRDCAAPISARYPLVELATAALFAVVAGVTVPGLGPVPDGRAAATTVVALVALLYLMAISIALALIDAEVHRLPNAIVLPAYPVLAVLLVTSSALSGDWAALGRAGTGLVVLGGAYLLLALAVPGGMGLGDVKLAGVLGMVLAYLGWGPLTVGAFGAFVLGGTFAIGLMVSGRARRGSGVPFGPWMLGGAWLGVFAGQPLLDGYLRIIGLA from the coding sequence GTGACCCTCGCCGTCGTCCTCCTCGCCGCGGTCCTCGGACTCGCCGTCGGGTCCTTCCTCAACGTCGTCGTGCACCGTGTGCCGAACGGGCTCTCCGTGGTCGCCCCCGCGAGCGCCTGCCCGGGCTGCGGCCACGGCATCCGCCCGCGGGACAACGTCCCCGTGGTGTCCTGGCTGGTCCTGCGCGGGCGGTGCCGGGACTGTGCCGCTCCCATCTCGGCGCGGTACCCGCTCGTCGAACTGGCCACCGCCGCACTGTTCGCCGTCGTCGCGGGTGTGACCGTGCCCGGGCTCGGCCCGGTGCCGGACGGCCGCGCCGCCGCCACCACCGTCGTCGCCCTCGTCGCGCTCCTGTACCTCATGGCGATCTCGATCGCGCTCGCGCTCATCGACGCCGAGGTGCACCGTCTCCCGAACGCCATCGTCCTCCCCGCGTACCCGGTCCTCGCCGTGCTGCTCGTGACCAGCAGCGCGCTGAGCGGCGACTGGGCGGCGCTCGGACGGGCCGGTACCGGTCTCGTCGTGCTCGGCGGCGCCTACCTGCTGCTCGCGCTCGCGGTCCCGGGCGGCATGGGTCTGGGCGACGTGAAGCTCGCCGGCGTCCTCGGCATGGTGCTCGCGTACCTCGGATGGGGACCCCTCACAGTGGGAGCTTTCGGCGCCTTCGTCCTGGGCGGTACGTTCGCCATCGGCCTCATGGTGTCCGGACGCGCTCGACGCGGTTCCGGCGTCCCGTTCGGCCCTTGGATGCTCGGAGGAGCGTGGCTCGGCGTGTTCGCGGGGCAGCCGCTCCTCGACGGGTACCTGCGGATCATCGGACTGGCCTGA